The nucleotide sequence TAAGGCAAGAAGATCTATCTCAATACAATAAAATCTTTTATTCTCGATGTAGTATTAATAACAAAGTCTATGCATTGATCATATACAATGAATGCTCTGACAACATCATTTCTAAATCATTAGTGAGGCACTTAAAATTATAGACAAAAGCTCATCCAATGCTATACTAGTTATGATAGATTAAAGAATGCCCAACTGTCACTATAACTGAGATCTATTAAGTTCCTCTCACAATCGGGCAGCCATAAAGAGAAAGTTATATATGAGGTAGTTGATATGAATACATGTCATGTGCAATTTGGAAGGCCATGGCATATGAATGTAATCCACCTTAGAAGAAAAGATTATAGTGAAATGAGAAGAAAATTATCATTCAACCAACTAACAAAAAGTGAGACAAATCTAACACTTCTAAAGTGAAGTGAAAGTAGGAATTCATTATCAGTTCTAAAGAAAAAAGAGTATGCTATGCTCTTATTGTGAAGGGAGAAAAGTCATATGAAGTAAAGATTCTAAGAAAACTAAGATTGATATTGAAAGAATTAAAAAAGATAACCTCTACAGAATTACCAAATGACCTCAACCCATGAGAAATATTCAATACCAAATTCATTGGAGTCGAAGAGCAAATCTACTGAATTTACCTCACTACCGGATaaacccaaaagaaaatgagatATTAAGAGAGAAGTTGAAGAGTTAATGTGAAATGGGCATATTTGAGAAAGTATGAGCCTATGTGAAGTCCCGATTATTGATACCTAAGATGGAAGCTATAGGATGTGCATAGATAGTAGAGTCATCAATAAAATCATAGTTAGGTATCACTTTCTCATACCttgactagaagatatattggatCAACTAGAATGATCcaagatattctcaaagattaatcttcataacatatatcatcaaattcataTAAGGCCTAGAGACGAATGAAAGACTCTAAGAAAAGGACTCTAAGAAAAGAGAAGACTTATATGAATAATTAGTTGTCATTTGGTTTATCCAATTATATTCATTAGACTTATGAATCAAGTACTTAAACtattcatcaaaaaaaaattataataatatataataaaatatatttttaaacaaaatcacacatatattttaaataaaataattaaaattaaaaattaaatatatattttactattgaactatataataaaatattttaaaataaaaaattaattgtatTTTTCTATCGAGCTATATTTTGGATGTCGATTGGTTTTAGGGAGGAATTAATTTGGTGTAATGGCTGTCGTCAACGCGGAGCAGGAAAGATTTGACTTCTTAGAGATGACGTCATAAAACCTTTCAATTCCCAATTAAATCTTCACTAATAATCCATCAAGAACGTTGCAAGTTCTTTCTTCCGCAGGATTTCAACACGTGTCGAACGGAACGGCATTCGGAATCCAAAGCCGCAAACTTCTGTGGCAATGGAAACTACGTGTCCGATTCGAGATAACGATTTGTACTCGATGAATTCGATCCCGTCTACGATTCGGAGACCAGAATCTCTCTATATATAAAGCCGCTCCGCTCCATGGTAGGAATTAATCCGAGTTCACAAAGTTGAAGTGCGACAAGAAGGCGAGGGCGACGATGGAGACTCCTCCTGATGATGGCCATGCCGATTGGGTTTTCAGGGCCTATCAAACGGAGGGGACTTCGGCGTCGCAGCCGTTATCGTCTCCGGTGGTGATAAACCTCGGCTACAGCGTGATGCAATTTCTTGAAGATCGATTCGTGGAGGAACCGCCCCGTGCCTACTACACCTTTGCGTTCACTCTCTGCGACTTCCTCAACCAAGCATCTCGCCGCCAGGCGATCTCCACCGTTCTCTCACGCACCGGCGCCTATGGTTATGACACCTGCTTCGCCGGGCGGTTGGAGAGACAACTCGTTGCCTTCTGCAATGATCCAGTCGAGACGGCTTTCAACTCGGGCAACGGGATCGAGATGATCGTCGACGTATTTTTGTCCGACTTCCCGAGCGATGAGGAACCCTCTTTGGACGTCGAATGCGTCGGCGAGGACGGGGATTTCGTCAGCATCCCGGCGTCGACAGATGCGGTGGAGGAGTTGGCGGTGGTGAAGTACGAGCGTAGAGGAGATATCAGAGAGGAGAGTTGCATCATCTGCTTCGAGGAGTTCGACGAGGGCGTGGCGGTGACGCGGACGCCATGCAAGCACGCCTTCCATGGCGACTGTCTCACTCGATGGTTGGAGAGCAGCCGTGTCTGTCCTCTCTGCAGACACGCCATGCCTGCTTCTGCTGATCCCTGAAATGCTTCTCCTCTTCTTGATCTCCCCGAGATTCAGAGACATCTTCTGTTTCCTGCTTCTGGACTGCATATTGTTACAGATGAAGAGAAAATAAGTGCTAGCGGATGCAGTCGATTCAAAAGGTAGATAATGGCGTTCGTGTTGTACATACATTGATGAGGACTTGAAGGAAATAATTGGTTCTTGAAATGCTCTACAGCTACCGACGAAGAAAGAGTCCTCTGTTCTATGCTTACCGAAAACATCCTTGTTTTCGGCAGATCAAACAAATTGAGTTGTGTGCCTTTCAAGTCAATTTTGGAACGAACAATAGAGTACTTAAGAATCCCTGATGGATTTAGGAAGGGTT is from Musa acuminata AAA Group cultivar baxijiao chromosome BXJ1-6, Cavendish_Baxijiao_AAA, whole genome shotgun sequence and encodes:
- the LOC135677830 gene encoding E3 ubiquitin-protein ligase RING1-like gives rise to the protein METPPDDGHADWVFRAYQTEGTSASQPLSSPVVINLGYSVMQFLEDRFVEEPPRAYYTFAFTLCDFLNQASRRQAISTVLSRTGAYGYDTCFAGRLERQLVAFCNDPVETAFNSGNGIEMIVDVFLSDFPSDEEPSLDVECVGEDGDFVSIPASTDAVEELAVVKYERRGDIREESCIICFEEFDEGVAVTRTPCKHAFHGDCLTRWLESSRVCPLCRHAMPASADP